One window from the genome of Rufibacter tibetensis encodes:
- a CDS encoding thioredoxin domain-containing protein has translation MPVFKDLASAIKSYNSETPEEEFAAFVDRILLVPEKRDLLVRLLPEQHPLYKNRGTNQVIRMRGYILAAFEQVGLPKDALVYVLQELESSRKAYSVAAAAKALRGMENPSIQVVPFLLKAIRNIWGMDDGISFASYKPKGALKDYTTALNEIFTTFQWLGAYAKVAIAQLEQLRDGKLNHINSDIKLQLEKAIYCIKEDNRNVMDSCCDYSFLSNSTNCLNTHTSEIDVSELTLEDQNGQKLAFNKFFHRAPTIVAFFYTRCDNPNKCSLTITRLVQLQEALA, from the coding sequence ATGCCGGTTTTTAAAGATTTGGCCTCAGCTATCAAAAGCTACAACAGCGAAACTCCAGAAGAAGAGTTTGCGGCCTTTGTTGACAGGATACTGCTTGTTCCGGAAAAAAGAGATTTACTTGTAAGATTATTGCCGGAACAACACCCCTTATATAAAAACCGGGGCACAAACCAAGTTATCCGAATGAGAGGATATATTCTGGCCGCTTTTGAACAGGTTGGCCTACCTAAGGATGCCTTAGTTTATGTATTACAGGAGTTGGAAAGTAGCCGTAAAGCCTATAGTGTTGCCGCCGCAGCTAAAGCCCTAAGGGGTATGGAGAACCCAAGTATACAAGTAGTGCCTTTTCTTTTGAAGGCTATCCGAAATATTTGGGGCATGGATGATGGGATTTCTTTTGCATCATATAAACCAAAGGGAGCTTTAAAAGATTATACCACAGCCTTAAATGAAATATTTACTACATTTCAATGGCTTGGGGCCTACGCCAAAGTTGCTATTGCACAACTTGAGCAGTTAAGGGATGGTAAATTAAATCATATTAATTCAGACATAAAACTACAACTCGAAAAAGCTATTTATTGCATTAAGGAGGATAATCGAAATGTAATGGATAGCTGTTGTGATTATAGCTTTTTAAGTAATTCTACCAATTGTTTGAATACCCATACAAGCGAAATAGATGTTTCAGAATTAACTTTAGAGGATCAAAATGGGCAGAAACTTGCCTTTAACAAATTCTTTCATAGAGCCCCAACAATTGTAGCCTTCTTTTACACCCGGTGCGATAACCCAAATAAATGTTCTTTAACAATTACTAGACTAGTGCAACTTCAGGAAGCTTTAGCATAA
- a CDS encoding tyrosinase family protein, with protein sequence MSVQILIGNSVNPDADYITWTPSRCTISSTDGLNKRVVLQNVNAATGGQVVFKQHLTDPVSNSIELETGGSGDPVSFYIAGKFDRNTGIGHASIRDKDCIIAVIDRSSSAQIGSKALMVRVRKDANTLTPSERDRYLAAIVRLTQLGRYVDFQNMHTAQADPEIHRRSSFLVWHRAYLLDFERKLQEIDPSVTLPYWRFDKPAPNVFSGDFVGVPDRTGLIEFSNTNPLINWRPTIFGQGTGRIRRVPFFDTRNEKAAMVQNDEMETISLGSQFRIFRRMEGDPHGGAHLSFDGPVSEIDRAPADPLFFMLHANVDRLWAKWQWVMDGQRFDFSSQDAYPHQGNGNTGTAGEFGIGNFTDDTMWPWNGDFIAPRPTTGPRGTFPDSPIVQVPGLNPDLKSMIDYQGQHNLASNLCFAYDDVPFDHPGQVA encoded by the coding sequence ATGAGCGTTCAAATACTGATAGGCAATTCTGTAAATCCAGATGCGGATTACATAACCTGGACTCCATCCAGATGCACCATTTCATCTACCGATGGACTTAATAAACGCGTGGTTCTCCAAAATGTTAATGCTGCTACGGGTGGTCAGGTTGTTTTTAAACAACATTTAACTGACCCAGTTTCCAATTCAATTGAATTGGAAACTGGCGGTAGCGGAGATCCGGTAAGTTTTTATATAGCCGGAAAGTTTGACCGGAATACCGGAATAGGCCACGCAAGCATCAGAGATAAGGACTGTATTATTGCGGTAATTGATAGGAGCTCGTCCGCGCAAATTGGCAGCAAAGCTTTAATGGTGCGGGTCAGAAAAGATGCAAATACCCTTACCCCATCTGAAAGAGACCGGTATCTTGCGGCCATTGTCCGGTTGACCCAACTTGGCAGATATGTTGATTTTCAAAACATGCATACTGCTCAGGCTGATCCGGAAATTCATAGACGAAGTTCGTTCCTGGTTTGGCATCGGGCATATTTACTAGATTTTGAGCGTAAACTGCAGGAAATAGACCCTAGCGTTACACTACCTTACTGGCGCTTTGATAAACCTGCACCAAATGTGTTTTCTGGAGATTTTGTAGGAGTACCTGATCGTACAGGATTGATAGAATTTAGTAATACCAATCCCTTAATAAATTGGCGGCCAACAATTTTCGGACAAGGAACCGGCAGAATAAGAAGAGTGCCTTTTTTTGATACACGCAATGAAAAGGCAGCAATGGTTCAAAATGATGAAATGGAAACTATTAGCCTTGGAAGTCAATTTAGAATATTTAGAAGAATGGAGGGGGATCCCCATGGCGGAGCCCACCTGAGCTTTGATGGTCCTGTTTCTGAAATTGACAGGGCGCCAGCGGATCCACTATTTTTTATGCTACATGCTAATGTAGACCGGTTATGGGCAAAGTGGCAATGGGTGATGGATGGACAACGATTTGATTTTTCTAGTCAGGATGCTTATCCGCACCAAGGAAATGGGAACACCGGAACTGCCGGGGAATTTGGCATTGGAAATTTTACAGATGATACCATGTGGCCCTGGAATGGAGATTTTATTGCACCAAGGCCCACTACCGGACCCAGAGGAACATTTCCTGATTCACCAATTGTGCAAGTACCTGGTCTAAATCCGGACTTAAAAAGTATGATTGATTATCAGGGGCAACACAACCTTGCTTCGAACTTATGTTTTGCTTACGATGATGTACCATTTGACCACCCAGGCCAGGTTGCTTAG
- a CDS encoding WD40/YVTN/BNR-like repeat-containing protein, producing MTRVEIKLKGYRWRILRALFILLLLFNGRVKAQQMVWMPHAPGPTINGQVENIKDGEVSGAINAVAVHPTDSNVVFVGTVNGGIWKTSNAMAAKPTWETNTDNQSSLSIGALEYDTKDPTHRTLIAGIGRFSSFENIGGALSGLLRTTNNGKSWIAINGKDTLNNLNISGVASRGDTILISVNKSYKSANYLDTAFVGIWRSTNTGKSWRKVSGRLKETGLPSGASFGLTSDPTNPKRLFTNAGKAGIYQSLNFGTTWSKISNVAMDNMIADAANIKISVGGSKNIFVAVVTPSLEKGPPYALVGFFYSDKNYFQWKTVSLPKTAEGGLHPGGQGNIHFSLIADPKSPDIVYLGGDRQEPGPQGFTNGNSIGAKEYTGLLFRGDVSKPLDKQWVHLTHSNLLGASGGGTRNNSAPHADSRDMAIAANGVLIEVNDGGIYRRTSPQTNQGDWFSMNGNIQTTEFHSIAWDANTNTIIGGAQDTGSSEQEQPNNVKWNSVLLGDGGVVAINDFSVPDTSTRFSSQLEQNNKFFLVRDIFDAKNNLQLSYTIFPTSTSGDSIIGRLYTPIKLNNVEPYRMIIGGEHSVYESFNEGAFAEEIFDEHGQRLVVNATYTSSIAYGAVGNPEVLYVGSGNSLYIRKSASPEPLRRSTSYNGGWVAGIAIDPNNPNSAFVVDFTRVYHTANGDTSWTEITGNLPKFSPGELFSITYSNHTPEGAIIIGTENGVYMASGSNYTDWTSLGAKLPKVPVMSLEYDAVDRILLAGTLGRGAFTLKFPEPLLVHGNLVNRTNYQTNKPLIVEDVNIQKSSKQNSFELFPGVIIEPNKSRAFIMSPNGGIEAVKLSTGEKMWYTAAATKPLGVVKKRLISQVENLKPDNNLKIVALNPANGHTIVSAQEELPSDVNASVIKSSKGEFVANSYLVNNDLIVAWQFVEPDKSRNIKRGVLERTRGKMPAQEEINFTLPKGDTSLTNIKSGAFRLKLSNGETTPIDQPAELNNLNSLKNKASFSSKLISGSSSPQFISADGLHILVSQPTNNNAVSGRYTLRIYERDSKKQLGEFKSPFPFVNFIVKDNIVIYQTQPYTIRTKEGLKKEPLKVRALDLKTSKELWSQEVRDTTYRGPMPP from the coding sequence ATGACTAGAGTAGAAATAAAGCTAAAAGGTTATAGATGGAGAATATTAAGAGCTCTATTTATTTTGTTACTTTTATTTAATGGTAGGGTCAAAGCGCAACAGATGGTTTGGATGCCTCATGCCCCAGGTCCTACTATTAATGGTCAAGTAGAAAACATTAAAGATGGAGAGGTATCTGGTGCCATTAATGCCGTTGCAGTACATCCTACCGACTCCAATGTTGTTTTTGTGGGAACCGTTAACGGTGGAATATGGAAAACAAGCAACGCAATGGCAGCAAAACCTACTTGGGAAACTAATACTGATAATCAAAGTTCCTTATCGATAGGTGCTTTGGAATATGATACCAAGGATCCAACACATCGAACTCTTATAGCTGGTATTGGTCGTTTCAGTAGTTTTGAGAATATAGGTGGCGCTCTCTCAGGTTTGCTGCGCACCACAAACAATGGCAAAAGCTGGATTGCTATAAATGGTAAGGATACTCTGAATAATCTAAATATATCAGGTGTCGCCTCTCGTGGAGATACAATTCTTATTTCTGTAAATAAATCATATAAATCAGCTAATTATCTAGACACAGCCTTTGTAGGCATTTGGCGGAGTACCAATACTGGTAAATCATGGAGGAAAGTATCTGGCCGATTAAAAGAAACTGGCCTTCCTTCTGGTGCATCTTTTGGCCTTACTTCAGATCCCACCAATCCGAAGCGCTTATTTACCAATGCAGGAAAAGCAGGTATTTACCAGAGTTTGAACTTTGGAACAACCTGGAGCAAAATAAGCAATGTTGCCATGGATAATATGATAGCCGATGCTGCAAATATCAAAATTTCAGTGGGGGGCAGTAAGAATATCTTTGTAGCAGTTGTAACACCATCCCTCGAAAAAGGACCACCCTATGCTTTGGTAGGCTTCTTTTATTCTGATAAAAATTATTTTCAATGGAAGACTGTGTCATTACCTAAAACGGCTGAAGGAGGTTTACATCCAGGAGGACAGGGGAATATACATTTCTCACTTATAGCAGATCCTAAAAGTCCTGATATTGTATATTTAGGAGGTGATAGGCAAGAACCTGGACCACAAGGTTTCACAAATGGGAATTCCATAGGTGCAAAGGAATATACTGGACTTTTATTTAGAGGAGATGTATCTAAGCCTTTGGACAAACAATGGGTACATCTTACCCATTCGAACCTATTAGGAGCTTCTGGAGGTGGAACTAGAAATAACAGTGCGCCTCATGCAGACTCAAGAGATATGGCTATAGCAGCCAATGGTGTACTTATTGAGGTTAATGATGGGGGAATTTACCGTAGGACGAGCCCACAAACTAACCAAGGCGACTGGTTTTCCATGAACGGTAATATTCAAACAACGGAGTTCCATTCCATTGCCTGGGATGCAAATACAAATACTATCATTGGTGGAGCGCAAGATACAGGTTCTTCAGAACAGGAACAACCTAATAATGTAAAGTGGAACAGTGTTTTATTGGGCGACGGTGGGGTAGTAGCGATTAATGATTTTAGTGTGCCGGATACCTCTACACGTTTCTCAAGTCAATTGGAGCAAAATAATAAGTTTTTTTTAGTACGCGATATTTTTGATGCTAAAAATAATTTGCAGCTTTCATATACAATTTTTCCAACTTCAACAAGCGGTGACTCAATTATTGGGAGATTATATACTCCTATAAAGCTAAACAATGTTGAGCCTTACCGCATGATTATTGGTGGTGAACATTCTGTTTATGAGTCGTTTAACGAAGGAGCTTTTGCTGAAGAGATTTTTGATGAACATGGCCAAAGGCTTGTAGTAAACGCAACTTACACTAGCTCTATTGCTTATGGTGCAGTTGGAAATCCAGAGGTACTATATGTTGGGTCAGGAAACTCATTGTATATAAGGAAATCTGCTTCCCCAGAGCCATTAAGAAGATCAACTTCTTATAACGGTGGTTGGGTAGCTGGTATCGCAATTGACCCAAATAATCCCAATTCTGCTTTTGTAGTTGATTTTACCCGAGTTTACCACACTGCAAACGGCGATACTTCATGGACGGAAATCACCGGCAACTTACCCAAATTTTCTCCTGGAGAACTTTTTTCCATTACCTATAGCAATCATACTCCTGAAGGAGCAATTATAATTGGAACCGAGAATGGAGTTTACATGGCTTCTGGTTCAAACTACACGGATTGGACTTCACTGGGTGCAAAGCTTCCTAAGGTGCCAGTAATGAGCTTAGAGTATGATGCTGTTGATAGAATTTTGCTGGCTGGAACGTTAGGTAGAGGTGCATTCACGTTAAAATTCCCGGAACCTTTACTGGTGCATGGTAATCTGGTAAACAGAACCAATTATCAAACTAATAAGCCCTTGATAGTGGAAGATGTCAATATTCAGAAGTCAAGTAAACAAAATTCATTTGAACTTTTTCCTGGTGTAATTATAGAACCGAATAAAAGTCGTGCTTTTATTATGAGCCCAAATGGGGGTATTGAAGCAGTAAAACTTTCAACTGGTGAAAAGATGTGGTATACAGCAGCAGCAACAAAGCCTTTAGGAGTTGTAAAAAAACGTTTAATAAGCCAAGTTGAAAATTTGAAACCAGACAACAACCTAAAAATAGTTGCACTAAACCCTGCAAATGGCCATACAATAGTTTCCGCTCAAGAGGAACTGCCTTCTGATGTAAACGCCTCTGTTATAAAGTCATCAAAAGGTGAGTTTGTTGCTAATTCGTATCTGGTTAACAATGATTTAATAGTGGCCTGGCAGTTTGTCGAACCTGACAAAAGCAGAAATATTAAAAGAGGCGTGCTGGAACGTACGAGAGGTAAAATGCCTGCCCAAGAGGAAATAAATTTTACTTTACCTAAAGGCGATACTTCATTAACAAATATTAAAAGTGGTGCTTTTCGGTTAAAGCTTTCAAATGGTGAAACAACTCCTATAGATCAACCTGCTGAATTAAATAATTTAAATAGCCTAAAGAATAAAGCTTCTTTTTCTTCAAAGCTTATTTCAGGAAGCTCAAGTCCCCAATTTATATCAGCAGATGGCCTGCATATATTAGTAAGTCAACCCACAAATAACAATGCGGTATCAGGAAGATACACTTTGAGAATTTACGAGCGCGATAGTAAAAAGCAGTTAGGAGAATTTAAAAGCCCTTTTCCATTTGTAAACTTTATTGTAAAGGATAACATTGTAATTTATCAAACCCAGCCTTATACTATAAGAACTAAGGAGGGTTTAAAAAAAGAACCATTAAAAGTTCGTGCATTAGACCTTAAAACTTCTAAAGAACTATGGAGTCAAGAAGTTCGTGATACTACCTACCGAGGGCCAATGCCTCCATAG
- a CDS encoding response regulator: protein MQKVTVGIVEDNVQLGQDIRDKLALSEDVEVLFEVPNGLTLLQTLAKGIIPEVIFMDIQMPDMDGIEATRLAKQKCTDLKIVMLTVMDDEQKLFNAMEAGASGYLLKDAKPYQLLNAIYDVLDGGLPLSPSLAGMVLSYLKGEKVMPKPTIAALDVLSKREKEVLECLKRGLAVKQISEELFIASKTVRKHLEHIYEKLHVHSAKGAILKRLGE, encoded by the coding sequence ATGCAAAAAGTTACCGTCGGGATAGTGGAAGACAATGTCCAATTGGGGCAAGATATTCGAGATAAGCTCGCGTTAAGCGAAGATGTAGAAGTGCTATTTGAAGTACCAAATGGGCTGACACTGTTACAAACATTAGCAAAAGGTATTATACCGGAAGTAATATTCATGGACATACAAATGCCAGATATGGATGGTATTGAAGCCACCAGATTAGCTAAGCAAAAATGTACGGATTTGAAGATTGTAATGCTGACAGTGATGGACGACGAGCAAAAACTTTTTAATGCTATGGAGGCAGGTGCTTCAGGGTACCTGTTAAAAGATGCTAAGCCCTACCAGTTGCTTAATGCTATCTATGATGTGTTGGACGGGGGGTTGCCACTTTCACCAAGCTTAGCTGGTATGGTACTAAGTTATTTGAAGGGGGAAAAAGTAATGCCTAAACCAACAATAGCGGCTTTGGATGTCCTTAGTAAGCGGGAAAAAGAAGTATTAGAGTGTTTGAAGCGTGGATTGGCAGTAAAACAAATTTCAGAAGAATTATTTATTGCGAGCAAAACAGTTCGGAAACACTTGGAACATATTTATGAGAAGTTGCATGTGCATTCTGCTAAAGGAGCAATTTTAAAAAGATTGGGAGAGTAA
- a CDS encoding sensor histidine kinase, translating to MIVANMLSNILSWTNYHIQYLTRKVEILSSYNVLLQSLVEAEQKQRDAELKAVHLEKELQVQREKLGRDLHDGFGSQLTHLISRLELLAYHKIPDSRQLLRLSEFTREMNHTLRETIWLLDQEQVTGEALGGRMHGLLLKIWEDREVPNLNWNLYHNKDKSVVEPLVAMHLLRIAQEGTNNALKYALASQVCVTLQISKANASLTIEDNGRGLHASSSTNGFGLTNLRKRAEEVKGTFLINSTASGTCIKVILPLSA from the coding sequence ATGATTGTAGCTAACATGCTGAGCAATATTCTCAGTTGGACCAATTATCATATCCAATACTTAACTAGAAAGGTAGAAATACTTAGTTCTTATAATGTATTGCTACAATCCTTAGTAGAAGCCGAACAAAAACAGCGTGACGCAGAACTGAAAGCAGTCCATTTGGAAAAAGAGTTGCAGGTCCAGCGTGAAAAGTTGGGGCGTGACTTACATGATGGATTTGGTTCTCAACTCACTCACCTTATCTCACGTCTAGAATTACTTGCTTACCATAAAATACCAGATTCTAGGCAACTTCTCCGCCTAAGTGAGTTCACCCGGGAGATGAATCATACTCTCAGAGAAACAATCTGGCTACTTGATCAGGAACAGGTCACAGGCGAAGCATTAGGGGGGCGAATGCATGGATTGTTGCTAAAGATTTGGGAAGACCGTGAGGTGCCAAACCTCAATTGGAATTTGTATCATAATAAGGATAAATCAGTGGTGGAGCCTTTAGTTGCAATGCACTTATTACGCATTGCTCAAGAAGGTACTAACAATGCGCTAAAATATGCATTAGCATCGCAGGTATGTGTGACGTTGCAAATATCAAAAGCAAATGCATCTCTTACCATTGAAGATAATGGACGAGGCTTGCATGCTTCTTCTTCAACAAACGGTTTTGGACTTACTAACTTGCGCAAACGTGCGGAGGAAGTAAAAGGCACTTTCCTTATAAATTCTACTGCTTCAGGTACCTGCATCAAGGTTATACTCCCTTTAAGTGCTTAA
- a CDS encoding cupin domain-containing protein, giving the protein MNPITDYIESGILELYVMDATTPEETQEVEQMASAHPEIRKEIDAIRQSIEAYALAHAVEPPSTLKPLVLATIDYMERMKNGEPVSSPPELTPTSKVEDYATWYTRDDMQLAPDAEDIYVKIIGYTPSVTTAIVWLKGIAEEEIHHDEHERFLILEGSCDITVDGEVNSLKPGDFFAIPLHKNHMVKVTSKEPCKVILQRLAA; this is encoded by the coding sequence ATGAACCCCATTACAGACTACATAGAATCCGGGATTTTAGAGCTGTACGTCATGGACGCCACTACGCCAGAAGAAACGCAGGAGGTAGAGCAAATGGCTTCCGCTCACCCTGAGATCCGCAAAGAGATCGACGCCATTCGTCAAAGCATAGAAGCGTATGCCTTGGCTCATGCTGTAGAACCGCCCAGCACACTTAAACCACTTGTACTGGCAACCATAGATTACATGGAGCGGATGAAAAATGGAGAGCCCGTTTCTTCCCCTCCAGAACTTACCCCTACGTCTAAAGTAGAGGATTACGCCACCTGGTATACCCGGGATGATATGCAATTAGCTCCTGATGCCGAGGATATTTACGTGAAGATTATTGGCTACACCCCCAGTGTAACCACCGCCATTGTCTGGCTCAAAGGCATAGCCGAGGAGGAAATTCACCATGATGAACACGAGCGCTTCCTGATTTTGGAAGGCAGCTGTGACATAACCGTTGATGGGGAGGTGAATTCGTTGAAGCCAGGAGATTTCTTTGCCATTCCGTTGCATAAGAACCATATGGTGAAGGTGACTTCAAAAGAGCCTTGTAAAGTGATTTTGCAACGGTTGGCGGCGTAG